Genomic DNA from Corynebacterium diphtheriae:
GACTCGCGTACCCTTGCGAGCGAGGACCAGATCTTCAGCATCACCCTCGACGAAGCACGCCGCATCTACGCGGAGCCCAAGCGTCGCGGTCGCGGAGCCACCTCACAATCGGTAATCAAGCAACTCGGTGACAACGACGTCTCCGGCAAGCCCATGTCGGTTCGCGACGGCCGCTTCGGCCCCTACGTCACCGACGGCACCACCAATGCGTCGCTACGCCGTGGCGACGACCCCACGCAGCTCACCGAAGCGCGCGCCAATGAGCTCCTCTCCGAGCGTCGCGCCAAAGAAGCTGCCGACGGTGGCTCATCGAAGAAAGCGACGAAAAAAGCCTCGAAAAAGACCACCAAGCGCGTGGCCAAAGCGGGTGCTCGCAAGAAGAAATAGCGAAATAGCAGGGGCTACGCACCCCGCCCACACCACTGAACCCAGAACATCAGTGGGGTAATGCACGCCCTGGGTCATCACCACGGCTGCAACGGCAACAATCCCAAAGACAACACCAGCAGCGGCAACACTACGCCACAGCTGGTGTTGCGCCGTTTTCGCAATCAGATACAACGTGATCACCGAGGCAGTCACAAACGCCGTATGACCACTGGGATACGACCAATCAGCAGGCGTAACCTCCGGCGGGAAACGCAACAACGCATGATCCGGCCGCGGACGCTGGAACACCACCTTCATCACAACCACCGGCGCCCAAGTAAGCGCCACTGTTAGCGCATAACACACACCCAGCCACACTTTGCGGCGCACTGCAGCAACCAACGCGGCAATAAACACAGTGGTGAACAACGAAAAACGCGGCTGGAGCCCCGCATAGAGGAACCCCACCACCGAGCCCACCGCACCTTCCTTGTGAGCATTGAAAGCTGCGGTGATGTGGGCGTCGTAAGTAAAACCACTCCCCACCACGCCGAGGATAAGGACAAACGCTAAGCCACAAGCTGCAGTCAATCGGTTCATGGGAACCCATTGTGCTCTAGTTGGATTTTTGGGGCCACGATCCCGCGATCCCGCGACCTCGAACTCAAGAACACAAAAAACCAAGGAAGAGCGGTGCGACGGGATTTTGGCGACCATGGGTTTTCGAAGTCTTGAGTTCGAGGAGGTGACAGAGGAGGTGCCGAACGCGCGGGCCGCCACCGCAGAAGAAGCAGCTCGATAGTAGGGAAATCACGACCTCGCCGATTCTGCAGGATCGGGTGCCAGAGGCGAAGGTAGTGAAGGCTTTTAGCAACATTAATTTCCGCCACTTGGGCGAGCTTGCGCGTCCGGAGCATGCCGACGCTCGCACCTCGCTGGTGATCGCCGGCGACGACGACAGCGCCATACATTCCCCAGGGTGTAAAGCCCACCTCTATCTTTAATATGGGTCCAAGACATCTAAGGGAGATCCGCCTCAAATCAACGAGGCCGATCTCCCTTGTACTAGCTGGGCTGCTTAGGCAGCTTCAGTGGACTTCGTGCGCAGCCACTTGTACAAAACAGTGACCATGATCGCGAAGACAACGAGGCCGATCCACTGGGTGGCAGCACCGAAATCGAACAGTGCTAGTGGTTCGTCCTTGCCGGATCCGCCAACGATAGCGGCGTTAAAGACACCGAAGAGGGATTCACCAACAATGGCACCGGTAGCAAGCAGGATACCCATGCGCTTGGAGGCCTCTGGGTTAGCTTGGCGTGCTGCCCACTTGTCGTAGAACAGGCCGATGAATGCGCCGATGGGGATGATCAGCGTCAGTGCGATTGGCAGGTAGATGCCCATGCCCACGGACAGTGGTGGCAGTGACCAGCCCTTGGTGCGGCGCAGGACCTCATCCAAGATGATCACGCAGACACCGATGATGGCGCCCAAGCCGATGCGGCTCCAGTCGAGGGAGTTGCCAAAGATGCCGTTGGCAACAGAGGACAGCAGTGCGGCCTGTGGGGCAGCCAGTGCGTTTTCGCCAGCGCCTGGGGCACCGACAAAGCCGAAGCCGTTCAGCATGAGCTGCAGTACAGGAGGGATGATGATCGAGCCGAACAGCACACCGATGATCAAAGCGACCTGCTGTTTCCATGGGGTTGCGGAAACCAACTGGCCGGTCTTGAGGTCCTGGAGGTTGTCGTTAGAAATGGTGGCAATACCGAAGACCACAGCGGAGGTGAACAGGGTGTAGGCCACTAGTGCTGGGGCGTTGGACTGCGACTCGTTGCCGGTGACGAACTTGATTAGCAGTGCGGAGGCCAGCACCACGATGATGCCCACGCCTGAAATTGGGGAGTTGGATGCACCAATCAGGCCGGCCATGTAGCCGCACACTGCGGCGATGATCAGGCCGATGGCGAGGACGAACACGATGCTCAAGATGATCAGCGTGCTGGTGTGGTGAGAGATCTCGGTGGCGTGAACGAACAGGTAGAGCAGTGCGCCGATAGGCAGCATGGAAGCCAAGATCGTTCCCAACACGACGGTGAATGGGATGTCGCGTTCGGTGATGTCAACGTTGTTACCTGCGGCACGGGCACGCGAGGATGCGAGGGAATCCTTGATGCCCTTTGCAATCGGGGCGATGATCTTGATCAAGGTCCAGATAGCGGCAACGGCCATGGTGCCAGCGCCCACGAAGCGAACCTCTTGGACGAAGGTGGTGCTCACGACTTCAGCGAGTTCGCCGCCGGCTGCGATGTCAGCTGCAGAGAAGTAAGGAAGCAACACGCCGTAGGAAATGATCAGACCAACGATCATGGAGATCGCAACGGTAGGGCCAACGAGGTGGCCCACACCGATCAGTGCTAGCGACAGGCTGGAGCCGAAGATTGTGCCACCAGCACCGAGTTTGAAGGTGCCGATGATTTCCGCGGTGACAGCCTTCATGGCGGCTAGGAGGGAGTATCCGGCAGAGGTAAGAGCACCCACAATGATCACGGCGAGGCCGCGCTTGTTTTCTTCGTGGTCAGTGACCTGGGAGGCGTCGTCGCCCACCTTGAGCACCTCAGCTGCGGCCACGCCTTCGGGGTAAGGCAGGTCGGAGCCGGTGACAAGGGCGCGGCGCAGCGGGATGGAGTACATCACGCCGAGGATGCCGCCGAGGGCGCAGACGAATGCGGTGGTCCAGTATGGGAAGCCGGTCCACCAGCCGACCATGATAAGACCCGGTAGGACGAAGATAATCGCGGACAGCGTTCCTGCGGCAGAGGCGATGGTCTGCACGATGTTGTTTTCTTGAATCGTGTGACCAGCGAATTTACGCAGGATTGCCATGGAGATCACGGCAGCAGGGATAGACGTGGCAAAGGTGATACCTACTTTGAGGCCCAAGTACACGTTTGCTGCGGTGAAGACCAGTGTGATCAGGCCACCGATGATGATGGCACGCAAGGTGAGTTCGCGCACAGGCGAGCTCACCTTAGGTTTGTGAATGTCGGGTTGAGACACGACGAGGATCCTCTCTCGGAACGAGGAAAAGCAATGAACTTTATTAGCGTATGTGCAGAATATTTGAAAAGAAAATTGTGACCTTTTTAAAGGGCATAGCCTTGCATGATCCATGTCATGGGAATGATGCTGAAAAACAGTCCCTGCATTTCGCGTTCCCACAATAGACCGATGGAACCGTCGGGAAGCTGGGTCATGCACTGATACACGTAGTGTCGAGGATTAAACACGCGATTGTGCTGCCAAGAGGCGCCGTCGTTAGTAGACATGCGGAGCACACCGCGCCCACGAAACGGCAACAATTGGGAGGCGTTGGCAAAGATGATGCCATCGGGGTTGGTCACGCGCAGTGCGTTGGGCTGGGAGAAGATCTCTGGAACGTTCGGGTTGAACGTGACCTGTGACCACGAGTGGCCGCCGTCGGTGCTGCGTGCATGAGCCACCGCACCGGAGGGGTGCTGGTTGCGTGCCCAGAGCAGCACGCTGCCGTCGCTTGCCTCTACCAGCGTGGATTCATACATCTCGAGGTCGGGGGATTCGCCGCGATGCCAAGTGTCGCCGTGGTCGTCGCTGTAGAGTGCGGCGGCGAAGAACTGGTCGCCTTTGGTGTAGTACATCGGGATAAGGAGTCGACCCGCATGGGTGTCGCGTTGTAGCTGGATGCCGTTTCCTGGCGAGGTGCCACAAAAGCGCATCCATTCTTCTTTGACATCTGGGGTCAGATCGCGTGGGGTGCTCCAAGTGAGGCCGTCGTCGTCGCTGGTGAGCATCCATAAGTGGCAGCTGGGGTGTTGGAAAACGATGCCTGGGGGTGCGGTGTGGGGATCGCTGAAAAACGACGCCTCCAGCTGATCCACCTCACGTGGCATGGTGCAGGTGCTGCCGTCGGCAAAGTGTCCAATGCGGTTGCCGTCTGCGTCGAAGCCGGTGCCGAAGGCGGCGTTGGGTTGGCCGATCCCTGCGGGGAATTGGTCAAGAAAGGCGAAAATACGGCCGGTAGTGTGGTCTTGGAGCAGGACGGAGTCGGTAACGCAGGCGGTGTCGGGGAGCTGCAGGATTGTGCGTGGCGGTTGCCATGTGCGGCCGCCATCCACGCTTCGGCGTAGTACGAAGTCGATGTCGTTGGGGGCGTCGTTAGCAATACTTACGCGCTTGTCGGCGCCGGCGATAATGACACCGGAATCCGTGGTTATCAGCGAGGGAATGCGGTAGCTTTGTGCCCCGTCGAGGAGGCAGTCGAATAGCGCTTGGGTGGCTATCGGTTCGACAGTGGCGAGGCGCTGGACTTGGTGATGGTTGAACACGTGGGGGTAGATCATGCCCGATTGCACCTCGCCGAAAAGGCGCACACCGCTGGCGGCAGTACCAATATGGACGGAGAGCTCGCCTGACAGGTCATTAAAGAAGGCGGCCCCTGGGCTGTGGATGAGTTGCTGGCCGTCGACGTAGATGTCGGTGGCGCCGCGCCCACATACGATGACGACGTCGTAAATCTGACCGTCATCCCAGCGCCCCGGCGCGGTGATGCGCACGTAGTCTTCGTCGTGGCATCGCACGCTGAATATGAGGGTGCCGTCAATGATTTCGAGAGTGAGGTCGCCATTGATGGTGTGCGCTTGGAATGCCACGCCACCTTGGCCGGTGCCGCGGGTTTTCATAAGTAGCCGCAGGGAGCCGTGGGTGAGGTGCGATATGCGCTGGGTGTCGCGGGTGCTGAGGTGGCTGCCGGCGAACCAGACGAGGGGTTCGGCTGCCGGTGCGAGGTTGCGCGCTTGCCGTGGGGTGGGGGCGTGGTTGAGGATTTGGTGATCGATGATGGTGAGGTCGCCGTGGGGGTTGAGAGTGAGTTCTGAGGTGTCGAACCATTCGGTTTGGGTGGTGGAAAATGCCTCGTAGCCGTCGATAAAGAGGTGGGTTCCGGTGGTGTCCACGCTGAGGCATAGGTGGTGCGGGAGGCCGTCGTCAAGCCCGTCGGGGTCTTCGGCGTCGATGCGGCGGTGGGCGGTGGTGCCTTGGATGCGTCCGTGGATGATGTTGAGGTCGAGGTGGTGGGGGATGTGGGCGAGTGGCCCGTCGCAGGTGGTGGCGAAAGTGATGGTGAGTGCGCCGGTTGTGGTGGTCATGGGGTTACTTTCAAGGGTGTTGGTCACTCTTTGGGATCAGACGTCTGACGTCTGGAGTACGCTCATAATTGTTACGATGCCACCGCACTTTTGCAAGGGGAAAACCATGAACACCACACCACTAGTCATCGGTGCCTACGCAGCACTACCCGCCACGCGCGCCGACCAAGAAACTTTCTACGATCGCCTCCACGCCGATCTTGAAGCCACCGGCCTTGAACTTCCATTCCGCGACAGCATTCACGACGACCCCGCGTGGCTCGCCAGCCAACTCGCAGGACGATTCACCGACTCCATCATCACCGCGATCCCCGGCACCATGATGCGCGTCTGGGACGGCGGCACCTTCGGCCTCGCCTCCCCAGATGACGACGGACGCAACGCCGCCATCGCCTTCACCCGCAGCATCATCGACAGCGCCCGCGCGCTTGACGACGCAGCCGGCCACCGCGTAATCGCAGGAATCCACATCCATTCCGCACCAAGCGTGACCGCCAACCGCGACCAGTTCCTCCGCTCACTTAGCGAACTACTCGAGGGCATGGACAACGACGACCCCCGCCTGATCATCGAGCACTGCGACCGCTACAACGAGGCCGTGACCGGCGAAAAGCGCTTCCTTAGCATCGAGCAAGAAATCGCCATCGCCAAAGAAACCGGCATCGGCATCACCGTGAACTGGGGGCGTTCCGCAATGGAAGCCTACGATACCCAACTGCCAGCACGGCACATCCAAGCACTCGTCGCTGAGGGCGTATTCGAAGGCGTGATGTTCTCCGGTGCCGGCGACAAAGAAAACACCTTCGGCGCTGCATGGGCCGACCTACATCTGCCACACCACGTCGACGAGCCAGCATCACTCATGGACGATGACCGCATCGCAGAATGCCTCAGCGCCGCAGGCGGGGCACAGAAATACCACGGTGCCAAGATCCAAGCCGCCGCGGAAGCCGACGTGGCAACACGAGTAACCATGCTCGGCCACATCACGCGACACCTCCGCTAACTAATTAGGAACGATCCGCCAACGTTGGGCGAATAGGCCGTGCAAGCTGTGTCATCAAAGAACGACCACGCAACTCCACGGACTTCATCATCGTCCACCGTGCCTGCTCCGCCTCGTTGGCGCGCTGCAACGTAGCAGAGTTGGTGAGCACGCGACCAGGGGTGTTCTTGGCGATCTCCGTCAGACGCGCCGCAGTATTCACAGCGTCACCGATCACCGTGTACTCAAAGCGATCATGACCACCGATGTGACCGGCCACTACGTGACCAGAGGCAACACCAATACCGGCCTCAAGGCGTAAGCCCATGAGCTCCTGACGCAGCTCGCGGGCGGCGGTGAGGGCGTGGCCGGTGGCGTCGGAAAGCGTGACTGGCGCACCAAAAACAGCCAGCGCAGCATCGCCTTGGAACTTATTAATAATGCCCTTGTTGCGGTGCACAACCTCCACCACATGCTCAAAGAAACGATTGAGCTCCTCCACAACCTCTTCTGGATCATGGTTGACGGCGAACGTGGTCGAACCAATCACGTCAACGAACACAACGGCAACCTCACGATCCTCGCCGCCTAGTTGCGGGCGCTCCTCTAAAGCGCGCCGGGCAACCTCTACACCCACATAGCGGCCGAAAATATCGCGCACACGCTGGCGCTCCTTCAAACCACGCATCATCTCATTGAAGCCGGCCTGAAGCACACCGATCTCGGAGCCGTCGTAAATGTCCACCTGGACACCCGAATCCCCGCGACGCACCCGATTGATCGCCCCCTGCAGCTCCAAAATCGGATCCACCACACTCATGATCGAAAGGGTAGTACCCAAAAATCCGGTAATTAGCGCGGACATAGCCAACGCAATGACCGCAGGCATAATGTCGCTGACATTATCTGTAAACATGCCTAAGTGGTGGCCCATCACCATCAACAAAATGCCAATGATCGGCACCGCGCTAGTCAACGCCCACGTGAGCCGCAGACGCGAAGTAATCGGCGGCTCCAACGTGGAATCCTCAAAACGACGAGCCAGCGCCGTTGCTGCCACCGGCCGCACCAACCGCTGCGCCTCCAAGTAGGTGAGCACCACGATCACAGCACCACTAAGCGTCGAAGCCACCGCAATGGCCAATGCCAAGCGTGGCGAAGTCTGCCCAGCGGCAATCGCCAACACCACAATGCCCAGCGCCCACACCACGCTGCACAACGCCGCCTGGTAGATCGGGATACGCATCACCAAATTACGAACCATGTTTGGATCATGCGTATCCGGATGGCGCTGCCAGTCCAACACCGGACGAAACAACAAAAAGGTGACCGCGCCACCAAAAATAACCGCCAGGATCAAATAACCAATGCCCAGATCAGGTAGGTAGCTGGCTTCATCGGTGAACTGGTCAAACTCTGGCAGCGGCACCAAGTACTTCAGGAACAACATGACCCCCACCGCGCCCAACACATTGGAGCCCAATACCGTGGTTGCGTATAACGGCCACGAAGTCTTAAACAGCCACTTGAAGGCGCGCCATAGTTTGGTCATGCCCACTACTTTAACGGTCGGCTACTACAAGCGATACTCTATTGAAGTAATGAGCACGGAAATAACTGGGTCGGACATCTTTGCGCAGATGGGCGTGAGCGAACACATCGCCCCCATATTGCGAACCGCCGCGCGCGCCGCACGCAACCACGACATCGGCAGCGCCATGACACACGCATGGCTATTTACCGGCCCACCCGGGTCAGGGCGCTCCGTCGCGGCCGTCGCATTCGCCGCCGCCCTCGAATGCACAGACCCCACCATGGTCGGTTGCGGGCGCTGCGAACAATGCCGCGCCGTGCTTCACGACGCCCACGGCGACGTCCTCCACATCGTCCCACGAGAACTTTCCATCCCCGTCGAAATGATGCGTGACGACGTCGTCGAACCCGCCGCAAAACGACCCACCGTCGGACAATGGCGAGTAGTCATCCTCGACAACGCCGACCGCCTCACCCCCGAATCCGCCAACGCCCTGCTCAAAACCGTCGAAGAGCCCCCAGCACACACCGTCATCATCCTCTGCGCACCCTCCACCGACCCCACCGACATCATCCCCACACTCCGCTCCCGCAGCCGCCACCTCTACGTCCCCCAACCCTCCATCGACGAAGCCGTAGCAGTACTCACCCGCGACGGAGCCATCCCCGAACCCGCAGCACGCCTAGCAGCAGCCACAACCGGTGGACACATCGGACGCGCACGCTGGCTAGCCACCAACAAAGACGCCCAAATGCGACGCTC
This window encodes:
- a CDS encoding phosphatase PAP2 family protein, which translates into the protein MNRLTAACGLAFVLILGVVGSGFTYDAHITAAFNAHKEGAVGSVVGFLYAGLQPRFSLFTTVFIAALVAAVRRKVWLGVCYALTVALTWAPVVVMKVVFQRPRPDHALLRFPPEVTPADWSYPSGHTAFVTASVITLYLIAKTAQHQLWRSVAAAGVVFGIVAVAAVVMTQGVHYPTDVLGSVVWAGCVAPAISLFLLASTRFGHALGGLFRGFFRRFLR
- a CDS encoding OPT family oligopeptide transporter: MSQPDIHKPKVSSPVRELTLRAIIIGGLITLVFTAANVYLGLKVGITFATSIPAAVISMAILRKFAGHTIQENNIVQTIASAAGTLSAIIFVLPGLIMVGWWTGFPYWTTAFVCALGGILGVMYSIPLRRALVTGSDLPYPEGVAAAEVLKVGDDASQVTDHEENKRGLAVIIVGALTSAGYSLLAAMKAVTAEIIGTFKLGAGGTIFGSSLSLALIGVGHLVGPTVAISMIVGLIISYGVLLPYFSAADIAAGGELAEVVSTTFVQEVRFVGAGTMAVAAIWTLIKIIAPIAKGIKDSLASSRARAAGNNVDITERDIPFTVVLGTILASMLPIGALLYLFVHATEISHHTSTLIILSIVFVLAIGLIIAAVCGYMAGLIGASNSPISGVGIIVVLASALLIKFVTGNESQSNAPALVAYTLFTSAVVFGIATISNDNLQDLKTGQLVSATPWKQQVALIIGVLFGSIIIPPVLQLMLNGFGFVGAPGAGENALAAPQAALLSSVANGIFGNSLDWSRIGLGAIIGVCVIILDEVLRRTKGWSLPPLSVGMGIYLPIALTLIIPIGAFIGLFYDKWAARQANPEASKRMGILLATGAIVGESLFGVFNAAIVGGSGKDEPLALFDFGAATQWIGLVVFAIMVTVLYKWLRTKSTEAA
- a CDS encoding sialidase family protein; protein product: MTTTTGALTITFATTCDGPLAHIPHHLDLNIIHGRIQGTTAHRRIDAEDPDGLDDGLPHHLCLSVDTTGTHLFIDGYEAFSTTQTEWFDTSELTLNPHGDLTIIDHQILNHAPTPRQARNLAPAAEPLVWFAGSHLSTRDTQRISHLTHGSLRLLMKTRGTGQGGVAFQAHTINGDLTLEIIDGTLIFSVRCHDEDYVRITAPGRWDDGQIYDVVIVCGRGATDIYVDGQQLIHSPGAAFFNDLSGELSVHIGTAASGVRLFGEVQSGMIYPHVFNHHQVQRLATVEPIATQALFDCLLDGAQSYRIPSLITTDSGVIIAGADKRVSIANDAPNDIDFVLRRSVDGGRTWQPPRTILQLPDTACVTDSVLLQDHTTGRIFAFLDQFPAGIGQPNAAFGTGFDADGNRIGHFADGSTCTMPREVDQLEASFFSDPHTAPPGIVFQHPSCHLWMLTSDDDGLTWSTPRDLTPDVKEEWMRFCGTSPGNGIQLQRDTHAGRLLIPMYYTKGDQFFAAALYSDDHGDTWHRGESPDLEMYESTLVEASDGSVLLWARNQHPSGAVAHARSTDGGHSWSQVTFNPNVPEIFSQPNALRVTNPDGIIFANASQLLPFRGRGVLRMSTNDGASWQHNRVFNPRHYVYQCMTQLPDGSIGLLWEREMQGLFFSIIPMTWIMQGYAL
- a CDS encoding DUF4862 family protein, coding for MNTTPLVIGAYAALPATRADQETFYDRLHADLEATGLELPFRDSIHDDPAWLASQLAGRFTDSIITAIPGTMMRVWDGGTFGLASPDDDGRNAAIAFTRSIIDSARALDDAAGHRVIAGIHIHSAPSVTANRDQFLRSLSELLEGMDNDDPRLIIEHCDRYNEAVTGEKRFLSIEQEIAIAKETGIGITVNWGRSAMEAYDTQLPARHIQALVAEGVFEGVMFSGAGDKENTFGAAWADLHLPHHVDEPASLMDDDRIAECLSAAGGAQKYHGAKIQAAAEADVATRVTMLGHITRHLR
- a CDS encoding adenylate/guanylate cyclase domain-containing protein; its protein translation is MTKLWRAFKWLFKTSWPLYATTVLGSNVLGAVGVMLFLKYLVPLPEFDQFTDEASYLPDLGIGYLILAVIFGGAVTFLLFRPVLDWQRHPDTHDPNMVRNLVMRIPIYQAALCSVVWALGIVVLAIAAGQTSPRLALAIAVASTLSGAVIVVLTYLEAQRLVRPVAATALARRFEDSTLEPPITSRLRLTWALTSAVPIIGILLMVMGHHLGMFTDNVSDIMPAVIALAMSALITGFLGTTLSIMSVVDPILELQGAINRVRRGDSGVQVDIYDGSEIGVLQAGFNEMMRGLKERQRVRDIFGRYVGVEVARRALEERPQLGGEDREVAVVFVDVIGSTTFAVNHDPEEVVEELNRFFEHVVEVVHRNKGIINKFQGDAALAVFGAPVTLSDATGHALTAARELRQELMGLRLEAGIGVASGHVVAGHIGGHDRFEYTVIGDAVNTAARLTEIAKNTPGRVLTNSATLQRANEAEQARWTMMKSVELRGRSLMTQLARPIRPTLADRS
- a CDS encoding DNA polymerase III subunit delta', with protein sequence MPTTLTVGYYKRYSIEVMSTEITGSDIFAQMGVSEHIAPILRTAARAARNHDIGSAMTHAWLFTGPPGSGRSVAAVAFAAALECTDPTMVGCGRCEQCRAVLHDAHGDVLHIVPRELSIPVEMMRDDVVEPAAKRPTVGQWRVVILDNADRLTPESANALLKTVEEPPAHTVIILCAPSTDPTDIIPTLRSRSRHLYVPQPSIDEAVAVLTRDGAIPEPAARLAAATTGGHIGRARWLATNKDAQMRRSAVLNIAELVFHGDQAFRAGGSLVKQITKQAEAQLKEENEEEIDKLRNALGMGSRGKGVHKALRGADSAIRDLEALQKKRKTRFVRDHLDMALVDLSGIYRDAIMTHTHATVGLIHPDLSGLSAELAQRVPLAGLVACLDAITICREQIPNNVRPEAAFDAMLGRIRIACGAT